Proteins found in one Streptococcus criceti HS-6 genomic segment:
- a CDS encoding NtaA/DmoA family FMN-dependent monooxygenase (This protein belongs to a clade of FMN-dependent monooxygenases, within a broader family of flavin-dependent oxidoreductases, the luciferase-like monooxygenase (LMM) family, some of whose members use coenzyme F420 rather than FMN.), giving the protein MTEKKQMKLGLAMFGAAGLNFKSWLDPEVHLEDYPDISVDVKAAQLAEKGKFQFMFFGDFPGTKAADNGDMQTMGMDPLLIATVIASQTKHIGLGITRATSWNNPYEVARQFKTLDAISKGRVAWNAVTGANGVSANAYGVSLPSSFDRYGKAAEFVEVVQALWASWGEDALKLDHDNQIFADYDKVKSVSIKGKYVETSGTLPIPPSKQGQPPIFHSGGSSNSVAFAGQHADVYVGEVWTIEQGKAMRQALSQAGVVNGRKPDAIAFIAGVMPLIGDSKKEALERHAKFISEDTFYQRVAHVGYALGVQFTMADIEKPIDSEILDSVEITPYSDPRTENIIRVAREGWTLREVVYHSVIDYHPAAVGTAEDIADHLTEWFESGAADGFWVMPDVYETDLKRFVEEVVPILQERGIFHTDYEGETLRENLGLPYQYGVRKED; this is encoded by the coding sequence ATGACAGAAAAGAAACAAATGAAGCTTGGTCTTGCCATGTTTGGCGCAGCAGGCTTAAATTTTAAATCCTGGCTGGATCCAGAGGTTCACTTGGAAGACTACCCTGATATTTCCGTGGATGTCAAGGCAGCCCAATTAGCTGAAAAAGGAAAATTCCAGTTCATGTTCTTTGGAGATTTCCCGGGGACTAAGGCTGCGGACAATGGTGACATGCAGACGATGGGAATGGATCCTCTCTTGATTGCTACAGTCATTGCCAGTCAGACAAAACATATTGGTCTCGGGATTACCAGAGCGACTTCTTGGAACAATCCTTATGAAGTTGCTAGACAGTTTAAGACTCTAGATGCGATTAGTAAGGGCCGTGTGGCTTGGAATGCTGTGACCGGTGCCAATGGGGTCAGTGCCAATGCTTATGGTGTTTCTTTGCCGTCCAGTTTTGATCGTTATGGCAAGGCAGCTGAATTTGTAGAAGTAGTCCAAGCCTTATGGGCTAGCTGGGGAGAAGATGCTCTTAAACTCGATCATGACAACCAAATTTTTGCGGATTATGACAAGGTGAAGTCCGTGTCCATCAAAGGAAAATATGTTGAAACGTCTGGTACACTGCCAATTCCGCCATCAAAACAGGGGCAGCCGCCGATTTTCCATTCAGGCGGTTCTAGCAATAGTGTGGCCTTTGCTGGTCAGCATGCGGATGTCTATGTTGGTGAAGTGTGGACCATTGAGCAAGGGAAAGCCATGCGTCAGGCCCTCAGCCAAGCAGGTGTTGTCAATGGCAGAAAACCTGATGCTATTGCCTTTATTGCAGGGGTCATGCCTCTCATCGGAGATAGTAAAAAAGAAGCTCTTGAGCGCCATGCCAAGTTTATAAGCGAGGACACCTTCTACCAACGGGTTGCCCATGTCGGCTATGCCTTGGGCGTTCAATTTACCATGGCAGATATTGAGAAGCCTATTGATTCTGAGATTCTAGACAGTGTTGAAATCACGCCTTATAGTGACCCACGGACTGAAAACATCATCCGAGTGGCGCGTGAAGGCTGGACCTTACGAGAAGTGGTTTACCACTCAGTCATTGACTATCACCCTGCAGCAGTCGGAACAGCTGAAGATATCGCTGATCACTTGACAGAATGGTTTGAAAGTGGGGCAGCTGATGGCTTTTGGGTCATGCCTGATGTCTATGAAACTGATCTTAAGCGTTTTGTTGAGGAGGTTGTCCCGATTTTGCAAGAACGAGGTATTTTCCATACCGATTATGAAGGTGAAACGCTCCGAGAAAATCTAGGCCTTCCTTATCAATATGGTGTGCGAAAAGAAGACTAG
- a CDS encoding NAD(P)H-dependent flavin oxidoreductase: MTNRVAEILGIEKPIIQGPLAWLTDGHYAGAVSAAGGLGVLGISAGQKVAATTVEETIENMRREIYIVRGITDRPLGINVAPGSELTDIFTGPMLDLMVEEKVPVAIMVGQFSAYWTAKFKEKGIKVVFRAETPDVKNTEEAIQGGADIIVATGFDEGGTVPSKVIGTFSIVPMIVDAAKGRVPVMAAGGIADSRTARAAFALGAEGLYVGTAFMMSEESILAQNIKEMALKADASDLLLYRTVPAYYRSLPGEIPNKLLEMSKDGATEEAIFEVQRGYNGMRDGMLFGDLTKGFASFGLGISMIDKIEPVSVIMDKLMSGIADLV, translated from the coding sequence ATGACAAATCGTGTGGCAGAAATTTTAGGAATTGAGAAGCCGATCATTCAAGGTCCCCTAGCTTGGTTGACTGATGGGCACTATGCAGGTGCAGTCAGCGCGGCGGGTGGTCTCGGAGTGCTTGGCATCAGTGCTGGTCAAAAGGTCGCAGCAACAACCGTAGAGGAAACGATTGAAAATATGCGCCGCGAAATTTATATTGTACGCGGGATTACTGATAGACCATTGGGGATTAATGTAGCACCGGGCAGTGAACTGACTGATATTTTTACCGGTCCAATGCTTGATCTCATGGTTGAAGAAAAAGTACCTGTTGCTATCATGGTCGGTCAATTTTCTGCCTACTGGACGGCTAAATTCAAGGAAAAAGGCATCAAGGTTGTCTTTCGGGCAGAAACGCCAGATGTTAAAAATACGGAAGAAGCTATTCAAGGTGGTGCCGATATCATTGTGGCGACTGGTTTTGATGAAGGCGGGACAGTTCCAAGCAAGGTTATCGGGACCTTCTCAATTGTTCCTATGATTGTGGATGCGGCTAAGGGGCGTGTACCAGTCATGGCGGCCGGCGGTATCGCTGACAGTCGTACAGCACGGGCAGCTTTTGCCCTGGGTGCAGAAGGGCTCTACGTTGGTACTGCCTTCATGATGTCAGAGGAGTCTATCTTAGCACAAAACATCAAGGAGATGGCCTTGAAAGCTGACGCTTCTGATCTCTTGCTCTACCGTACAGTGCCTGCCTATTACCGTTCATTACCGGGAGAAATTCCTAATAAACTCTTAGAGATGAGCAAGGACGGAGCGACAGAAGAAGCGATTTTTGAAGTGCAGCGAGGCTACAATGGCATGCGTGATGGGATGCTCTTTGGAGATCTGACCAAGGGCTTCGCTTCTTTTGGACTTGGTATCTCAATGATTGATAAAATCGAACCTGTTTCTGTTATTATGGATAAACTCATGAGCGGGATTGCGGATTTGGTGTAG
- a CDS encoding LysR family transcriptional regulator, whose protein sequence is MHIEKLKYFIDLYDCRNFTETAKKNYISQATISQYISSLEKEFDTVFFDRSTNPIGSTEAGKIFYDHAKLLLKQYEETKEDVNHTKLAEIPKLTLAYTSLSDIKLLLPFISYLQNQPQTFSIELEKVDCKDIENYVLKGLADIALSFSDEFASNRLVKITIKSGTYRALVPKGHNLFDKEVIDIEDLYQYPMLMLSEGKMGTPYQTMQERSLKEGFFPNIARTVDDFEEGFFYILTEQLVGFATDEYTLDNLEGVIKSIPINSSQHTYELVLAYQFDTENEALVQFIKQLKTYLL, encoded by the coding sequence ATGCATATCGAAAAGCTTAAATACTTTATTGATTTATATGATTGTAGAAATTTTACTGAAACGGCGAAGAAAAACTATATTTCTCAAGCTACCATTAGTCAATATATTTCTAGCTTGGAGAAAGAGTTTGATACGGTATTTTTCGATCGTTCTACAAATCCTATCGGTTCTACAGAAGCTGGGAAAATATTTTATGATCATGCTAAGCTCTTGCTAAAGCAATACGAAGAAACTAAGGAAGATGTCAACCATACTAAACTTGCGGAAATTCCAAAGTTAACGTTGGCTTATACTTCCTTAAGTGATATAAAATTACTGCTACCTTTTATCAGTTATTTACAGAATCAACCTCAGACTTTCAGCATAGAACTGGAAAAAGTTGATTGTAAAGACATTGAAAATTACGTGTTAAAAGGACTGGCTGATATTGCTTTGTCCTTTTCAGATGAATTTGCAAGTAATAGATTAGTCAAAATAACCATTAAGTCAGGAACATATAGGGCTTTAGTTCCAAAGGGGCACAACTTATTCGATAAAGAAGTTATTGACATTGAAGATTTATATCAGTATCCTATGCTCATGCTAAGTGAAGGCAAAATGGGGACGCCTTATCAAACGATGCAAGAACGATCTCTTAAAGAGGGCTTTTTCCCAAATATTGCTCGGACTGTAGATGATTTTGAAGAAGGCTTCTTCTATATCCTCACTGAGCAGTTGGTTGGATTTGCAACTGATGAGTATACTCTTGATAATTTAGAAGGGGTCATTAAGAGTATCCCTATAAATAGTAGTCAGCATACTTACGAACTTGTGCTAGCCTATCAGTTTGATACCGAGAATGAAGCATTAGTACAGTTCATAAAGCAGTTAAAGACCTACTTATTATAA
- a CDS encoding NmrA family NAD(P)-binding protein: MSKLLLTGVDGNLGGLAADYLLGLAEKSSLIFGGYSRSALEKYANQGIETRQMNFNHKEGLAEKFEGAEVLALISMPFVGEKRQTAHKNVVDAAKEAGVKKIIYTSLVNASDPTNPSKEKIDHAFTEKYIEESGLDYIFLRNSQYAEAMITNYFTFVHANAPLANSQGEGKMAYISRRDCAKAVAYALLADDLHQSIQNINGPELLTMAEFVAIGNDVTGNHIAYKAITDEENYAIFDAMGVPRTTDGDFKKDSEAPYSSEGMVTFAQAIREGKMDLCTDDFKNLTGDKALSVRYMFEHAAEFQVGERHSQDN, from the coding sequence ATGAGTAAATTATTATTAACAGGTGTCGATGGAAATCTAGGTGGCCTTGCTGCAGATTATCTGCTTGGCTTGGCAGAAAAATCTAGTCTTATCTTTGGCGGTTATAGTAGGTCAGCCCTTGAAAAATATGCTAATCAAGGCATCGAAACTCGCCAAATGAATTTCAATCATAAAGAAGGTTTGGCTGAAAAATTTGAAGGTGCAGAGGTTTTGGCACTTATTTCCATGCCATTTGTCGGTGAAAAGCGGCAAACGGCTCATAAAAATGTTGTAGATGCTGCTAAAGAAGCAGGGGTCAAGAAAATTATCTACACCTCTTTAGTCAATGCATCTGATCCAACCAATCCTAGTAAGGAAAAGATTGACCATGCCTTTACTGAAAAGTATATTGAAGAATCTGGTCTCGATTATATTTTCTTACGTAACTCACAGTATGCTGAAGCTATGATCACGAACTATTTCACTTTTGTTCACGCAAATGCACCGCTTGCTAATAGTCAAGGTGAAGGGAAGATGGCCTATATTTCTCGAAGAGACTGCGCCAAAGCAGTAGCTTACGCCTTGCTAGCAGATGACTTGCATCAATCTATACAAAATATTAATGGACCAGAGCTTCTGACCATGGCAGAGTTCGTGGCTATTGGTAATGACGTTACTGGAAATCATATTGCCTATAAGGCAATTACTGATGAAGAAAACTATGCTATCTTTGATGCCATGGGTGTCCCTCGTACAACTGACGGTGATTTCAAAAAAGATTCTGAAGCCCCTTATTCATCGGAAGGTATGGTGACGTTTGCCCAAGCCATTCGTGAGGGCAAGATGGATCTTTGCACTGATGATTTTAAAAATCTTACGGGAGACAAGGCTTTGAGCGTTCGGTATATGTTTGAGCATGCGGCAGAATTCCAAGTTGGAGAGCGGCACTCTCAGGATAATTAA
- a CDS encoding NAD(P)H-binding protein, translating to MTKIVVNGVDGNFGAQVAKDILKLLPKESLLFTAPREDGLEQYKQEGIATAVADFTSQESLVEVFENADKVLLVSMPFVGENRRFAHKNVVEACIKANVKQIIYTSVLSASHPFNPSIENVDHSYTEALIENSPLDYIILRNSLFAEAFISDYLRAVESGEDTISKNMGDGRVWFISRRDAALAASCALANDLLHREILNINGLEPVSYQCFLDIANQATHNNITYTKLTDEALYAYFDSIGVPRDTDGDFSKSPIQATSEGMVSFGTTVTQGFLDVAVSDFVKLTGRRPITLAQMFKNPKDYLLGDRHVAE from the coding sequence ATGACTAAAATTGTAGTTAATGGAGTTGATGGCAACTTTGGAGCTCAGGTTGCCAAAGATATTTTAAAATTGCTGCCTAAGGAATCATTGCTCTTTACAGCGCCTAGAGAAGATGGTTTAGAGCAGTACAAGCAGGAAGGAATTGCAACAGCGGTTGCCGATTTTACCTCTCAGGAAAGCTTGGTTGAGGTCTTTGAAAATGCTGATAAGGTATTGCTCGTATCGATGCCATTTGTTGGTGAAAACCGTCGCTTTGCCCATAAAAATGTAGTGGAAGCCTGCATAAAAGCAAATGTTAAGCAAATTATTTATACCTCAGTTCTTTCAGCAAGTCACCCCTTCAATCCAAGTATTGAAAATGTCGATCACAGCTATACAGAAGCACTGATTGAAAATTCACCATTAGATTATATTATACTGAGAAACTCTTTGTTTGCCGAAGCTTTTATTAGTGATTATCTGCGAGCTGTGGAGTCTGGCGAAGATACGATTTCAAAAAATATGGGAGATGGCCGTGTTTGGTTTATTTCAAGAAGAGATGCTGCCCTTGCAGCTAGTTGTGCCTTAGCAAATGATTTATTGCACCGAGAAATCTTGAACATCAACGGTCTGGAACCAGTGTCTTATCAATGTTTTTTAGATATTGCTAATCAGGCAACTCACAATAATATTACCTATACAAAACTCACAGATGAAGCGCTTTATGCTTATTTCGACAGTATTGGTGTCCCTCGTGATACTGACGGTGATTTCAGTAAGAGCCCTATTCAGGCAACTTCTGAAGGAATGGTCAGCTTTGGTACGACTGTTACTCAAGGCTTCTTAGACGTAGCCGTTAGTGATTTTGTCAAACTGACAGGAAGGCGACCGATCACACTAGCTCAAATGTTTAAAAATCCAAAGGACTATCTCTTAGGCGATAGACATGTGGCGGAGTGA
- a CDS encoding AraC family transcriptional regulator, with amino-acid sequence MNFEQDIKSLEKHLFAYTENESYYLSHPNSLSKRYSNGSTPRRILNGKEIFEINDYKLKISPLHIRKDSRFTPMPPHIYSNINLNFIYSGKCTYVINNKEVTLEAGDICFFDTQVIREKRKPDYDDIIINIVMKNSYLKSLLTVDTSNLLSTFISRTLYSNASHNNYIIFKTKDSNKIRRLFQDLLLEHYSDRDYKHQAIQYYFSLIFLELLYIGEHQNQTEIHFSDALSNNIFNIVNYIENNYKEINLKKLAKLYGYHEKYLSSLLKNSYGKSFKEIQMTKRIAEVENYLVNSTYTISEIAEKAGFSNQNQLYQKFKDRYGMLPNEYRNLIKDKENT; translated from the coding sequence ATGAATTTTGAGCAAGATATAAAATCTTTAGAGAAACATTTATTTGCCTATACAGAAAATGAAAGTTACTATCTTTCCCATCCCAATAGTCTTTCAAAGCGTTACAGCAATGGCAGCACGCCCCGACGAATACTGAATGGAAAAGAAATTTTTGAGATTAACGATTATAAGCTAAAAATATCACCTCTCCACATTCGTAAAGATTCTCGTTTCACCCCCATGCCTCCTCATATTTATTCCAACATTAATCTTAATTTCATCTACTCCGGCAAATGCACCTATGTTATAAATAATAAGGAGGTAACACTGGAAGCTGGAGATATTTGCTTTTTTGATACACAAGTGATACGTGAAAAACGAAAACCAGATTATGATGATATTATTATTAATATAGTCATGAAAAACAGTTATCTCAAATCATTACTAACAGTGGATACTTCTAATTTATTGTCTACGTTTATTAGTAGGACTCTCTACTCAAACGCTAGTCATAATAACTATATTATTTTTAAAACAAAGGACAGCAATAAAATAAGACGGCTATTTCAAGACCTCCTTCTGGAACACTACAGTGACAGAGACTACAAGCACCAAGCTATCCAGTATTATTTCTCGCTGATTTTCCTTGAATTGCTGTATATTGGGGAACATCAGAATCAAACAGAAATTCATTTCTCAGATGCATTATCCAATAATATTTTTAATATCGTCAATTACATTGAAAATAATTATAAAGAGATTAATCTTAAAAAGCTTGCCAAGCTATATGGTTACCACGAAAAGTATCTCTCGAGTCTTTTGAAAAACTCATACGGTAAATCTTTTAAAGAAATACAGATGACTAAACGAATAGCCGAGGTAGAAAATTATCTTGTCAACTCCACATATACTATCTCTGAAATCGCTGAAAAAGCAGGCTTCTCTAACCAAAATCAACTCTATCAGAAATTTAAAGATAGGTATGGTATGCTACCAAATGAGTATAGAAATTTAATCAAAGATAAAGAAAATACCTAA
- a CDS encoding beta-glucoside-specific PTS transporter subunit IIABC: MAKDYSALAKDIVAHVGGKDNIIDLRHCVTRLRFTLRDQSKADTDYLKKREGIVTVVQASGQYQVVIGNHVPDVYAAVLEQGVMATTTSDDLSQKDTDTNIFNRVIDVISGIFQPILGVMAAAGIIKGIVALLKAVFAITPDNSALALVLNAAGDGLYQFLPIILAVTAARKFKMSEFTAAAIGAALVYPTLPAGVETLEKAGITHMLGLPFALPSSGSYLSTVIPIILAVWFASHVEKFVKKVSPEVAKMFLVPFTTLLVTVPLTFAIVGPVANLISDLLSKGFMAILDFSPFVYGAVLAGLWQILVMFGLHWAIIPLAILQFADKGWTTIIVQNSIVAFTQTGVLLAILLKTKEKKVKSVGWPAFISSIFGVTEPSIYGITLPMKMPFLISCIVSAVLGGWTQFFGLKNYAMGALGIFGVPGYVSPSQGLRPMFILIALDILAVLISFTIQMFVPVPNLYGTPDEKSTVKQQSEVTTSAVEPVGEDIQSPMIGSVIRLSEVPDEVFASGAMGQGLAINPTDGTVVAPAAGEITLVFPTGHAVGMKTEHGAEILIHIGMDTVSLAGKGFKSFVKPGDKVRAGDQLLEFNLSEIREAKLSVISPIIITNASEYQAIEPTVAGTINSGDFLMKTVK, encoded by the coding sequence ATGGCAAAAGACTATTCAGCTTTAGCCAAGGATATTGTGGCGCATGTTGGTGGAAAAGATAATATCATTGACTTACGTCATTGCGTCACACGTCTGCGCTTTACATTAAGGGATCAGTCCAAAGCTGATACCGATTACCTCAAAAAGAGAGAGGGGATAGTAACGGTCGTTCAAGCTAGTGGACAGTATCAGGTTGTAATCGGCAATCATGTACCCGATGTTTATGCTGCAGTCCTTGAGCAAGGCGTCATGGCAACGACAACTTCTGATGACTTGAGTCAGAAAGACACTGATACCAATATTTTTAACAGGGTTATTGATGTTATTTCTGGTATTTTTCAACCAATTCTAGGAGTGATGGCAGCAGCTGGGATTATTAAAGGGATCGTAGCATTATTAAAAGCAGTTTTTGCTATTACTCCAGACAATTCGGCCCTAGCATTAGTACTCAATGCTGCAGGTGATGGACTTTATCAATTTTTACCGATTATTCTAGCTGTTACAGCAGCTAGAAAATTTAAGATGTCAGAATTTACCGCGGCAGCTATTGGTGCTGCCTTGGTATATCCAACTCTTCCTGCAGGTGTTGAAACGCTTGAGAAAGCAGGAATTACTCATATGCTTGGTTTGCCGTTTGCGCTGCCATCATCAGGTAGTTATTTATCAACGGTTATTCCGATTATTTTAGCCGTTTGGTTTGCTTCACATGTTGAAAAGTTTGTCAAAAAAGTGTCACCTGAAGTAGCAAAAATGTTCTTGGTTCCATTTACTACATTATTGGTGACAGTTCCATTAACATTTGCTATTGTGGGACCAGTCGCAAATCTTATCTCAGATCTGCTCTCAAAAGGATTTATGGCAATACTAGACTTTAGTCCATTTGTTTATGGTGCAGTCTTGGCTGGCCTTTGGCAAATATTGGTGATGTTTGGTTTGCATTGGGCCATTATTCCATTAGCTATTCTCCAATTTGCTGATAAGGGGTGGACAACAATTATTGTGCAAAATTCAATTGTTGCCTTTACCCAAACAGGTGTCCTTTTAGCAATTCTTCTTAAAACTAAAGAGAAAAAGGTAAAATCAGTTGGCTGGCCAGCATTTATTTCATCTATTTTTGGTGTAACGGAACCATCCATTTATGGTATTACATTGCCAATGAAAATGCCGTTTTTAATTTCTTGTATTGTTTCAGCTGTTTTAGGTGGATGGACTCAGTTTTTTGGACTAAAGAATTATGCAATGGGTGCGCTCGGTATTTTTGGGGTCCCTGGGTATGTCAGCCCTAGCCAAGGATTGCGGCCTATGTTTATTCTTATCGCTCTTGACATTCTTGCCGTTCTGATTTCGTTTACTATTCAAATGTTTGTTCCTGTTCCAAATTTATATGGGACACCTGATGAAAAATCTACTGTTAAGCAACAGTCTGAAGTTACAACTTCAGCGGTTGAACCAGTTGGAGAAGACATCCAAAGTCCCATGATTGGCTCTGTCATTCGACTTTCTGAAGTGCCTGATGAGGTCTTCGCTTCTGGTGCCATGGGGCAAGGTCTTGCGATTAATCCTACAGACGGTACAGTTGTTGCGCCGGCTGCTGGTGAAATCACATTAGTATTTCCAACTGGTCACGCTGTTGGAATGAAAACTGAGCACGGTGCAGAAATTCTGATCCATATTGGTATGGATACTGTGTCATTGGCTGGTAAAGGATTCAAGTCTTTTGTTAAACCTGGTGATAAAGTAAGAGCGGGTGATCAATTGCTTGAATTTAACTTGTCAGAAATCAGGGAAGCGAAATTGTCAGTTATTTCACCTATTATCATTACCAACGCTTCAGAATATCAGGCTATTGAGCCGACAGTAGCAGGTACCATTAATTCTGGTGATTTCTTGATGAAGACAGTCAAGTAA
- a CDS encoding AEC family transporter, with amino-acid sequence MFTNILNQVFLMFVLVGIGFILNKIQFLHKETGSDLTNILLYVISPALILKSMQQDRSSYSLKIIALVVIALVILYFIAILLSNASFSHLHSLDMKRSAIMGTVYSNIGFVGIPIASALFGDRGVFYSAIGIMVYNTFVWTHGMTLFDNGDGSSKEKLLKMFKNPNTIAIGVGLVLFFSGVRLPTPLNQGLGYLAGANTPLSMFLIGNSLANIAMDRKVVKPWMIVTVFYRNLLMPVIGVLIFALLGIKGIDYFANVILFACPIGSLVTLFIIQAKGNPEFSIIEIGLSIVTCIISIPVIYLIAQLVMQQLF; translated from the coding sequence ATGTTTACTAATATTCTTAATCAAGTATTTTTGATGTTTGTATTGGTTGGAATTGGGTTTATACTAAATAAAATTCAATTTCTTCATAAAGAGACAGGTTCTGATTTAACCAATATTTTGCTATATGTCATAAGTCCAGCGCTTATACTAAAGTCAATGCAGCAAGATCGGAGTTCCTATAGTTTAAAAATAATTGCCCTTGTTGTTATTGCTCTGGTGATTCTCTATTTTATAGCTATTTTGCTATCTAATGCGAGCTTTTCACATTTACACTCTTTAGACATGAAACGTAGTGCAATTATGGGAACAGTATATTCTAATATTGGCTTTGTTGGAATACCGATTGCAAGTGCTTTATTTGGTGACAGAGGAGTGTTTTATTCAGCCATTGGTATTATGGTTTACAATACTTTTGTCTGGACACACGGAATGACTCTTTTTGACAATGGTGACGGAAGTTCAAAAGAGAAGCTTCTAAAGATGTTTAAAAATCCTAACACCATAGCAATAGGTGTAGGTCTGGTGCTGTTTTTCTCAGGTGTAAGACTTCCAACTCCCCTTAATCAAGGTCTGGGATATCTGGCGGGTGCCAATACTCCTTTATCAATGTTTTTGATAGGGAATAGTTTGGCAAATATAGCGATGGATAGAAAAGTTGTCAAACCTTGGATGATTGTAACAGTGTTTTACCGTAATCTATTGATGCCAGTTATTGGAGTATTGATATTTGCACTTCTGGGAATAAAAGGAATAGACTATTTTGCAAATGTCATTTTATTCGCTTGTCCAATCGGGTCTTTAGTTACTTTATTTATAATCCAAGCCAAAGGAAATCCTGAGTTTTCAATTATTGAAATTGGTCTCTCGATTGTGACTTGTATTATATCAATACCAGTAATTTATCTTATAGCACAATTAGTCATGCAACAATTGTTTTAA
- a CDS encoding family 1 glycosylhydrolase: protein MSNKFPKNFLWGGAIAATQAEGAYKEDGRGLIKLDVTTGGTKDTPRMTTYIDKDGNSGEAPGRGHHAVIPEGAHYAVLEDHYYPNHDGVDFYHRYKEDIKLFAEMGYSIFRLSISWSRIFPNGDDKEPNQKGLDFYRQVFEECHKYGIEPLVSIWHFDTPLNLEVNYGGWNNRQLIDFYERYARTIFTAYKGLVKYWLTFNEINNTVMMLDMFGRKATKEMYQQGYQQLHYQFVASARAIKIGHEIDPENKIGCMICGITFYPATCDPNDILANEHKWQQGIYYCGDVQVKGQYPTYAKRLWKLHDVELDITNKDLEELREGCVDMYTFSYYMSNNVTTHHLDSKDMVDGNYSTGARNEYLTYSEWGWAEDPLGLTYYLEKIYDRYGIPLMVVENGLGAVDTVSEDGSIHDDYRINYHRNHIDAMAKAIANGVDLIAYTTWGCIDIVSSGTGEMRKRYGFIYVDKDDKGKGTFNRTPKDSFYWYKKVIASNGEDLG from the coding sequence ATGTCAAATAAATTTCCAAAAAATTTTTTATGGGGTGGTGCAATTGCTGCAACGCAAGCAGAAGGAGCCTACAAGGAAGATGGGCGTGGTTTAATCAAACTTGATGTGACTACGGGAGGAACAAAAGATACTCCCCGTATGACAACGTACATTGATAAGGATGGTAATTCGGGTGAGGCACCGGGTCGTGGTCACCATGCAGTTATTCCAGAGGGAGCACACTATGCGGTTTTGGAGGATCACTATTATCCCAATCATGATGGTGTAGATTTTTACCATCGCTATAAGGAAGATATTAAGCTCTTTGCCGAAATGGGCTACTCCATTTTTCGATTATCGATTTCTTGGAGTCGTATTTTCCCGAATGGTGACGATAAAGAGCCCAATCAAAAGGGTTTAGATTTTTATCGCCAAGTATTTGAAGAGTGTCATAAATATGGTATTGAGCCCTTGGTTTCAATTTGGCACTTTGATACACCTTTAAATCTGGAAGTAAACTATGGCGGTTGGAACAATCGTCAATTGATTGACTTTTATGAAAGATATGCAAGAACAATCTTTACAGCATACAAAGGCCTTGTTAAGTATTGGCTAACGTTCAATGAAATTAATAATACGGTCATGATGTTGGATATGTTTGGCAGAAAGGCTACTAAAGAGATGTACCAACAGGGCTATCAGCAACTGCATTATCAATTTGTAGCCAGCGCGCGTGCTATTAAAATTGGACATGAAATTGACCCTGAAAATAAGATTGGTTGCATGATTTGTGGCATTACATTTTATCCGGCAACGTGCGATCCCAATGACATTCTGGCCAATGAACATAAATGGCAACAAGGAATTTATTATTGTGGAGATGTGCAGGTGAAAGGGCAATATCCTACCTATGCGAAGCGCCTTTGGAAGCTGCATGATGTGGAACTTGATATCACAAATAAAGATTTAGAAGAGCTGCGTGAAGGCTGTGTGGATATGTATACTTTTTCATACTACATGTCGAACAATGTGACAACTCACCACTTGGATTCCAAAGATATGGTAGACGGAAATTATTCTACTGGGGCTCGTAATGAGTATCTAACTTATTCTGAGTGGGGATGGGCAGAAGATCCGCTCGGATTAACTTATTATCTTGAAAAAATTTATGATCGCTATGGAATTCCATTAATGGTCGTCGAAAATGGACTCGGAGCCGTCGATACAGTATCCGAAGATGGCAGCATTCACGATGATTATCGCATCAACTATCACAGAAATCATATCGATGCTATGGCAAAAGCCATAGCAAATGGAGTTGATTTAATTGCTTATACAACTTGGGGCTGTATTGATATTGTATCTTCCGGTACAGGTGAAATGCGTAAACGCTATGGCTTCATTTATGTCGATAAAGATGACAAAGGCAAAGGGACATTTAACCGGACACCGAAAGACTCTTTCTACTGGTATAAGAAGGTTATTGCTTCTAATGGAGAGGACTTAGGATAA